One segment of Macrotis lagotis isolate mMagLag1 chromosome 1, bilby.v1.9.chrom.fasta, whole genome shotgun sequence DNA contains the following:
- the LOC141509982 gene encoding olfactory receptor 1f45-like produces MERKNQTIVSEFLLLGVFSQPQQQQILFWLFLFVYLITVIGNMLIMLAIGLDARLHSPMYFFLANLSFADICVSSVTLPKTLVNHIIRSKSISYAECLIQMYFFITFVNMDGFLLMIMSYDRYIAICRPLHYTTVMRPGLCILLLAISWVITNLHALLHTLITAHFSFCADNGISNFYCDPYAVRKLSCSDTFFSDLMVFTVGGAVFITPFTCIAISYVFIFSNVMKIPSTQGIQKALSTCGSHLTVVSLFYGAIIGVYLHPSSSYSNVDTIATVIFTVASPMLNPFIYSLRNHDIKAALQRLILKKVILQMP; encoded by the coding sequence atggaaagaaaaaatcaaacaatTGTCTCTGAATTCCTTCTCCTTGGGGTCTTCAGCCAGCCACAGCAGCAGCAAATTCTCTTCTGGTTATTCCTGTTTGTGTATCTTATCACTGTGATTGGAAACATGCTTATCATGCTGGCCATTGGCCTGGATGCCCGGCTCCACTCACCCATGTACTTCTTCCTGGCCAACCTCTCTTTTGCTGACATTTGCGTTTCATCAGTTACTCTCCCCAAGACGTTGGTAAACCATATAATAAGAAGTAAGTCTATCTCTTATGCAGAGTGCTTGATTCAGATGTATTTCTTCATTACTTTTGTAAACATGGATGGGTTTCTTCTTATGATAATGTCTTATGACCGCTACATAGCCATTTGTCGCCCACTTCACTACACCACTGTCATGCGCCCTGGGCTTTGCATCCTTCTTTTGGCTATATCCTGGGTCATCACTAATCTTCATGCTCTCCTACACACCCTAATAACTGCTCACTTTTCCTTCTGTGCTGACAATGGCATTTCTAACTTCTATTGTGATCCCTATGCAGTTCGAAAGCTCTCATGTTCAGATACCTTTTTCAGTGATTTGATGGTGTTCACTGTGGGTGGGGCAGTGTTTATTACCCCATTCACATGTATTGCCATctcttatgtttttatattttccaatgtGATGAAGATCCCATCTACACAAGGAATACAGAAAGCCCTGTCTACTTGTGGCTCTCACCTCACAGTGGTTTCCCTCTTCTATGGGGCCATAATAGGGGTCTATCTGCACCCCTCATCCTCCTACTCAAATGTGGACACAATAGCCACAGTTATATTTACTGTGGCTAGCCCAATGCTTAACCCCTTTATCTATAGCCTGAGAAATCATGACATAAAGGCAGCTCTCCAGAGATTAATTCTTAAAAAAGTGATTTTGCAAATGCCTTAG